One genomic region from Pyxicephalus adspersus chromosome 1, UCB_Pads_2.0, whole genome shotgun sequence encodes:
- the USPL1 gene encoding SUMO-specific isopeptidase USPL1: protein MTQNKWVTTMASETPGSTKSLLGQGSFLTKPSLLMVGCTGKKSSTFTALPNGLCPLCETKGKSHALKTYRINFTQSIFLCSDPQCIYPLGYTPVDNIITNTADLKNYSPSKQKKRNISELSPPFQPNVKRSKSDLPALAHYSPINAATSAPAESSTSVRVVELDATLSGISQCGWIQNRDLTEQNVPETSGSFSSPMSVMQSQPSSPLASPGSHDTSPDSSKLVSAVTDRLNESEDVKSTDNLYSINAGNNISNKLSEMKGSEESEDKELGNPEPYLLPENPELNRISENGITLNGSPGIPENYDLSSDSESFSKLKVSPTAPQNVLQMKNKSPQEVSSTVEGEERTVPISEGSRDMEPAQHIDFTQDTAQDPCKSGEPSQFMDTVARVDRGCAEGNALGDLSTSLDLNNKRSASFQSIVFPVSEQSEQILNSTSLKSVSPKHVESPVKTNIDENPVGELEPEDIKTLYTASTSYSPDNIQPTCSSGNDSVDVCKRPCTTASSLNDSEELTASPLDVCHLSPFLQLVEDIQPELAIDSLNLSGVSCATDDVVNYSNVGSQKEAPLLNGHFSDQDDIVGDSLQSNSEATTQSAVEQDILPETQSKENPLSDILLTPGTSIAVSTDKNDSSFASEEILWDDQKLDNMDLIQSCQKSVCDRIAHSNTVLANKPGEENCSLMEICNTVCPVPEKEHGSTELAMTYLSDNSISTKKLTEELVEPCEASTPPRKLQALFTNKDNSILDATGPSCHITSAMNECDNVDIAAPLPDSQLENSISTPTPCSQAGIVVDKKTSPLHETASAVKEISNEYTSATLPSDSEELKGTIKKLSFENTVLPDLLLDIQLEHRMEEQLSEAPSPASDTDLMDTDSADCKQSKEDNLLKTSLDKPCVQKNKIDSMEITDPEVINDKLQNISLSDTLSLEGAINNESIESAPLDISLNTEQSYRDKIREVRTYENSQRILQWKNRKSLCWLDCILSALVQSRTIAMMVAKQAPNKESIILHLFAKYDEAFELFTGSSKKKSGRPTKSEGCLHDVRMDIFKKLKPLLKCELGHNESPVFAFPLLLKLDPDFEKLFIHSFSWNFKCESCGYTYQDRCHKTITTFTKIVKDWHPLNAAHRSPCNKCSAVDQRREMRLETLQCMFMLHFVEGLPSSDLKTYAFPFGDHWYEIRTVIRYRDQHFSTWMANDDDTWLESDDLKGSFCRRHHKLRVRAEDLHVVIWERSNRKNIQDSSNLGSISENQTSIPTAEIKTCNNFSESLLGSPEAEPSEPASTKCLPQVELVSESIVSDPSTEHPPDHLVQTPVSVVPLSVIDKSSPLAGMEGYADDDVITLTLVEIPLDSEGYPVNSDPPNLGVIQVEESSDSVLQPALVEIHSDSKEPSQHTKPKKSMHSPSESPMSDTAAAPVCTIEQSPNQPGLQSKQTANMTATAIATSTPSYKSFGKKSVVDNLMCSLVKKDNSFLNSSLSKKTPQSKLWQSANLLKESDFNGATKKAENFDGFQAKSVSNNDKSSLLLSKFLNNSSSFKVPEEKTAPSVKSCLTQPALGHLKPGKNGLSFGKLLAKDGGSSEDKVQKLRMKLLKKLKAKKKELAIIEKISHSQQNGSHAGESNGVLPSGVNRRAHLQGFLQELQDHIDNVDNESIGTASSCTSICSSPGDAEFFAELFSPSPADNPGNDSRFLEMLADGFRISSDHSQQTAGLDHSMNNTTTQSTSGADAFPNASSHSSSGEESLNLLSSSTMAMLNDDADYLDSFVDIF, encoded by the exons ATGACACAAAATAAATGGGTCACCACAATGGCTTCAGAGACTCCTGGATCTACAAAGTCATTGCTTGGACAAGGGTCATTTTTAACTAAGCCTTCACTGCTCATGGTGGGGTGCACGGGAAAA AAAAGCAGCACCTTTACAGCTCTGCCTAATGGATTGTGTCCACTGTGTGAGACCAAGGGCAAAAGCCATGCCCTCAAGACATACCGCATCAACTTTACTCAGTCAATCTTCCTCTGCTCTGATCCACAG TGTATTTATCCTCTGGGATACACCCCCGTGGATAACATAATCACCAACACTGCTGACTTGAAGAATTATAGTCCAAGCAAGCAGAAAAAGAGGAATATCTCAGAGCTTTCACCCCCATTCCAGCCAAATGTGAAGAGGTCAAAGTCTGATTTACCTGCCCTTGCTCATTACAGTCCTATAAATGCGGCTACTTCTGCCCCAGCTGAAAGCAGTACATCTGTGCGAGTTGTTGAACTGGATGCAACCCTTTCGGGAATATCTCAGTGTGGCTGGATTCAGAATAGAGATCTTACAGAACAAAATGTGCCAGAAACATCTGGTTCATTCAGTAGTCCTATGTCTGTTATGCAAAGCCAGCCTTCTTCCCCCTTAGCATCTCCTGGATCACATGATACTTCGCCTGACTCATCCAAACTAGTCAGTGCTGTTACTGATAGGCTGAATGAAAGTGAAGATGTCAAATCGACAGataatttatatagcattaaTGCTGGTAATAATATCTCAAACAAATTGTCTGAAATGAAGGGCTCAGAGGAAAGTGAGGACAAAGAACTGGGCAATCCAGAGCCATATTTATTGCCTGAGAACCCAGAGTTAAATCGGATCTCTGAAAACGGGATCACTCTAAATGGAAGCCCAGGCATTCCGGAGAACTATGACTTATCTTCAGATTCTGAGTCCTTTTCTAAACTTAAGGTTTCGCCTACTGCACCGCAGAATGTCCTACAAATGAAGAACAAATCACCCCAGGAGGTGTCAAGCACTGTTGAAGGTGAAGAGAGAACTGTTCCAATTTCTGAGGGGTCAAGAGACATGGAACCTGCACAGCATATTGACTTTACACAGGACACTGCACAAGATCCTTGTAAAAGTGGGGAACCCTCACAATTTATGGACACAGTTGCTCGAGTAGACCGAGGTTGTGCGGAGGGTAATGCACTCGGCGATTTATCCACATCCCTTGATTTAAATAACAAACGATCAGCATCCTTTCAAAGTATAGTTTTTCCTGTTTCAGAACAGTCTGAACAAATTTTGAACTCCACTTCATTAAAGTCTGTTTCTCCAAAACATGTAGAATCTCCtgttaaaacaaacattgatgAGAACCCTGTAGGAGAATTGGAACCTGAGGATATTAAAACTCTTTACACAGCCAGCACATCATATTCACCTGATAACATTCAGCCTACGTGTTCATCGGGCAATGATTCTGTAGATGTGTGCAAAAGACCTTGCACTACGGCTTCTTCTCTGAATGACAGTGAAGAGCTCACAGCTTCGCCTTTGGATGTCTGTCACTTGTCACCGTTTCTACAGCTGGTGGAAGATATTCAACCTGAGCTTGCTATAGACTCATTGAATTTGTCTGGCGTGTCCTGTGCAACAGATGATGTTGTCAATTACAGCAATGTTGGTAGTCAAAAAGAAGCTCCATTACTGAATGGCCATTTTTCAGATCAGGATGATATAGTAGGAGACTCCCTGCAAAGCAATTCTGAAGCAACCACCCAGTCTGCTGTTGAGCAGGATATTCTGCCAGAAACCCAGTCAAAGGAGAATCCCCTAAGTGATATACTTTTAACCCCTGGTACTTCAATAGCTGTTTCCACAGACAAAAACGATTCTAGTTTTGCCTCTGAAGAAATATTATGGGATGATCAGAAACTAGACAATATGGATCTGATTCAAAGCTGTCAGAAAAGTGTCTGTGACAGAATTGCACATTCAAACACAGTTTTGGCAAATAAGCCTGGGGAAGAAAACTGTTCTTTGATGGAGATCTGTAATACAGTTTGCCCTGTACCTGAAAAAGAACATGGTAGCACAGAGCTAGCAATGACATATTTATCAGACAATTCAATATCAACAAAGAAATTGACTGAAGAGCTTGTGGAACCATGTGAAGCGAGCACCCCTCCAAGGAAACTTCAGGCTCTGTTCACGAATAAAGATAATTCCATTTTAGATGCCACTGGTCCTTCATGTCACATAACTTCAGCTATGAATGAGTGTGACAATGTTGATATTGCTGCCCCCCTGCCAGACAGCCAGTTAGAGAACAGCATAAGTACCCCAACACCCTGTTCACAAGCAGGAATAGTAGTAGACAAAAAGACCAGTCCTTTGCATGAGACAGCTTCTGCTGTAAAAGAGATTAGTAATGAATACACATCTGCTACTCTACCATCAGATTCTGAAGAATTAAAGGGGACCATTAAAAAATTGTCTTTTGAAAATACAGTTTTACCTGACTTGTTGCTAGACATACAGCTTGAGCACCGCATGGAGGAGCAGTTATCAGAAGCCCCCAGTCCTGCAAGTGATACAGATCTAATGGATACCGATTCTGCAGACTGCAAACAATCTAAAGAAGATAATTTATTGAAGACTAGTTTGGACAAACCATgtgttcaaaaaaacaaaatagacagTATGGAAATAACAGACCCAGAGGTAATAAATGATAAACTTCAGAACATCAGTTTGTCAGATACATTGTCTTTAGAAGGCGCTATAAACAATGAAAGCATTGAAAGTGCACCCTTGGACATCTCCCTAAACACAGAGCAAAGTTATCGTGACAAAATACGTGAGGTCAGGACGTATGAGAACTCTCAGAGAATTCTGCAGTGGAAAAACAGAAAATCCCTGTGTTGGTTAGACTGCATACTATCAGCCCTGGTGCAGTCCAGAACAATTGCCATGATGGTAGCAAAGCAGGCACCCAATAAAGAATCCATCATTCTCCATCTTTTTGCCAAATATGATGAAGCCTTTGAGTTGTTCACAGGGAGTTCCAAGAAAAAATCAG GACGACCAACAAAATCTGAAGGATGTCTTCATGACGTGAGAATGGACATATTCAAGAAATTAAAGCCACTTTTAAAGTGTGAATTGG GTCACAATGAGAGTCCGGTGTTTGCATTTCCTTTGCTTCTAAAACTGGATCCTGATTTTGAGAAGCTCTTCATACATTCATTCTCATGGAATTTCAAATGTGAATCCTGTGGGTACACTTACCAGGACAG ATGTCATAAAACAATTACAACTTTTACAAAGATTGTCAAGGATTGGCATCCTTTGAATGCAGCGCACAGGTCTCCATGCAACAAGTGTTCAGCTGTAGACCAGAGGCGAGAGATGCGTTTGGAAAC GCTACAATGTATGTTCATGCTTCACTTTGTGGAAGGATTGCCAAGCAGTGATTTAAAGACATATGCATTTCCCTTTGGAGACCACTGGTATGAAATTAGGACAGTTATTCGATATCGTGATCAGCATTTTTCAACATGGATGGCAAATGATGATG ATACTTGGTTGGAGTCAGATGACCTTAAAGGCTCATTTTGCAGAAGGCATCACAAGTTAAGAGTGCGTGCTGAGGACCTTCATGTTGTCATATGGGAAAGGagcaatagaaaaaatattcaaGACAGTTCTAATCTTGGTAGCATATCTGAAAATCAGACTTCCATACCAACTGCTGAAATTAAGACCTGTAATAATTTTAGTGAATCTCTACTTGGTTCTCCTGAAGCTGAGCCTAGTGAACCAGCCTCTACAAAGTGCTTACCACAAGTTGAACTTGTATCTGAGAGCATTGTTTCGGATCCTTCTACAGAACATCCACCAGATCACTTAGTTCAAACTCCTGTTTCAGTTGTCCCACTGTCAGTGATTGATAAATCAAGCCCCCTTGCTGGAATGGAGGGTTATGCTGACGATGATGTCATTACGCTAACATTGGTGGAAATCCCATTAGATTCTGAAGGTTATCCTGTCAATTCTGATCCACCAAATCTTGGTGTCATTCAGGTGGAAGAAAGTTCAGACTCTGTTCTTCAGCCTGCTCTTGTTGAAATACATAGTGATTCCAAAGAGCCATCACAACATACCAAGCCAAAGAAAAGTATGCATTCACCGTCCGAGTCACCAATGTCCGATACTGCAGCAGCTCCAGTTTGTACCATTGAGCAGAGTCCAAACCAGCCAGGTCTTCAGAGCAAGCAAACTGCTAACATGACTGCAACTGCTATAGCCACCAGTACTCCCAGCTACAAGAGTTTTGGCAAGAAAAGTGTAGTTGACAACCTAATGTGCAGTCTGGTCAAAAAAGATAATTCCTTTCTAAATTCTAGTCTCTCTAAGAAAACCCCACAAAGTAAATTGTGGCAATCGGCTAATCTCTTAAAGGAATCTGATTTCAATGGGGCTACTAAGAAAGCTGAGAACTTTGATGGTTTCCAAGCCAAGTCTGTAAGTAACAATGATAAGTCTAGCTTGCtcctttccaaatttttaaataattcttccAGTTTTAAAGTTCCCGAAGAAAAGACTGCACCATCTGTCAAGTCATGTCTTACACAGCCAGCTTTGGGTCATTTGAAACCTGGAAAAAATGGATTAAGTTTTGGAAAACTGTTAGCAAAAGATGGTGGCTCAAGTGAAGATAAGGTTCAAAAACTGCGAATGAAGTTGTTAAAAAAGCTAAAGGCTAAGAAAAAGGAACTGGCAATAATAGAAAAGATTTCACACTCACAGCAGAACGGCTCCCATGCTGGTGAAAGTAATGGAGTTCTGCCAAGTGGTGTAAATCGGCGGGCGCATTTGCAAGGGTTTTTGCAGGAGCTACAGGACCACATAGACAATGTGGACAATGAGTCCATTGGTACAGCAAGTTCCTGCACATCGATATGCAGCAGCCCTGGTGATGCAGAGTTTTTTGCTGAACTCTTTTCTCCATCACCAGCTGACAATCCAGGCAATGACAGCAGATTTTTGGAAATGTTGGCTGATGGATTTAGAATATCATCTGACCATTCCCAACAGACCGCTGGCCTTGACCACTCCATGAACAACACTACCACACAATCTACCTCTGGAGCTGATGCTTTTCCCAACGCTTCTTCCCACTCGTCCTCTGGAGAGGAGTCTTTGAATCTGTTGTCCTCTTCAACTATGGCAATGCTGAATGATGACGCTGACTACTTGGACTCTTTTGTTGACATTTTCTAA